The following coding sequences lie in one Xanthomonas hyacinthi genomic window:
- the coxB gene encoding cytochrome c oxidase subunit II, protein MKRSGRWKQQAVRGALALAAALAAPLAWAQSADPKPWQLNMGRGVTQSARNAYDSNMLSLWICAVIGVLVFGAMGYAMFKFRKSKGAVAAQFSHNTRAEVIWTVIPVLILIAMAWPATAKLIAMYDTRGAELTVKVTGYQWMWRYEYLGENVSFTSRLARDSDRMRQSGKVPTLQSNPHYLLDVDNRLVLPVNTKVRFVITADDVIHAWWVPALGWKQDAIPGIINEAWTDIDTPGVYRGQCAELCGKDHGFMPIVVEAVSKQDFQKWLASRKPAPAAPAAAPAEAPAAPAAADAPAPEATAPAAPAAPPQAMLPRLRSGSHLTVQAA, encoded by the coding sequence ATGAAGCGAAGCGGTAGATGGAAGCAACAGGCGGTCAGGGGCGCACTGGCATTGGCGGCGGCGCTGGCCGCACCGCTGGCGTGGGCACAATCGGCCGATCCGAAACCCTGGCAATTGAACATGGGCCGCGGCGTCACCCAGAGCGCGCGCAACGCCTACGATTCGAACATGCTGTCGCTGTGGATCTGCGCGGTGATCGGCGTGCTGGTGTTCGGCGCGATGGGCTATGCGATGTTCAAGTTCCGCAAGTCCAAGGGCGCGGTCGCGGCGCAGTTCAGCCACAACACCAGGGCCGAGGTGATCTGGACGGTGATCCCGGTGCTGATCCTGATCGCGATGGCGTGGCCGGCCACCGCCAAGCTGATCGCCATGTACGACACCCGCGGCGCCGAGCTGACGGTCAAGGTCACCGGCTACCAGTGGATGTGGCGCTACGAATACCTGGGCGAGAACGTCTCCTTCACCAGCCGCCTGGCGCGCGACTCGGACCGCATGCGCCAGAGCGGCAAGGTGCCGACCCTGCAGAGCAATCCGCATTACCTGCTCGATGTGGACAACCGGCTGGTGCTGCCGGTGAACACCAAGGTGCGTTTCGTGATCACCGCCGACGACGTGATCCACGCTTGGTGGGTGCCGGCGCTGGGCTGGAAGCAGGACGCCATCCCCGGGATCATCAACGAAGCCTGGACCGACATCGACACGCCCGGCGTGTACCGCGGCCAGTGCGCCGAACTGTGCGGCAAGGACCACGGCTTCATGCCGATCGTGGTCGAGGCGGTGTCCAAGCAGGACTTCCAGAAGTGGCTGGCGTCGCGCAAGCCGGCACCGGCCGCGCCGGCCGCCGCACCTGCCGAAGCACCCGCCGCGCCGGCGGCTGCGGATGCGCCCGCGCCCGAGGCCACCGCGCCGGCCGCGCCGGCCGCGCCGCCGCAGGCCATGCTGCCCCGCCTTCGTTCCGGCTCGCACCTGACCGTGCAAGCCGCCTGA
- a CDS encoding DUF2244 domain-containing protein yields the protein MIEMCPFSAEEAGTQLRLRPPRALSARQFVMLFAALAGAMWVVAVLGWFAGNVFAPAFALLHSIVVALALRWSWRSGEREEDIRVGPGCVEVTRTNAGTPAFRAHPHWVRLRIEGDDRVVLACSGKQVRVGEFLGPGERRELAQTLEGLLAAATGRNR from the coding sequence ATGATCGAAATGTGTCCGTTTTCTGCGGAAGAAGCGGGGACGCAGCTGCGGCTGCGGCCGCCACGGGCGCTCAGTGCCCGGCAATTCGTGATGTTGTTCGCGGCGCTGGCCGGGGCGATGTGGGTGGTGGCGGTGTTGGGGTGGTTCGCCGGCAACGTGTTCGCGCCGGCGTTCGCCTTGTTGCACAGCATCGTGGTGGCGCTCGCGCTGCGCTGGTCATGGCGCAGCGGCGAGCGCGAAGAGGACATCCGGGTGGGTCCGGGCTGCGTGGAAGTGACCCGCACGAATGCAGGAACGCCGGCGTTCCGCGCCCACCCGCATTGGGTGCGGTTGCGGATCGAAGGCGACGACAGGGTGGTGCTGGCGTGCAGCGGCAAGCAGGTCCGGGTCGGCGAGTTCCTCGGCCCGGGCGAGCGCCGCGAACTGGCGCAGACCCTGGAAGGCTTGCTGGCGGCCGCGACCGGCCGCAACCGATGA
- a CDS encoding S41 family peptidase, whose amino-acid sequence MRVVLSAALLLALAPLPSMAQSAGEQAPTAPAASADDPDATESATSRVPLDEIRRYVAVYNAVKEAYVDPVDDKKLMQSAIRGLLLDLDPHSTYFSKEDAEAFDEQATGAYDGIGVELLQLPDNTLKVVSPIDDTPAARAGVRAGDIIVAIDGKPISAVKAMEPLRGASGSKVVLTIVREKVDKPFDVTLTRQTIRVASVRSRMLEPGYGYIRISTFQADTGADFHKQLQQLQAQSGGKLRGLVLDLRSNPGGLLTAAVQVADDLLDKGTIVTTRGRISVSDSKFDATPGDLLNGAPMVALVDAGSASASEVLAGALRDNKRARIVGSRTFGKGSVQTVLPLDNGDSVKLTTARYFTPSGKSIQASGIVPDVVLRPDESKEDADTPAVLADYSEATLPGHLHGDDEGAEGYSAGDVLPGDAPIAQALAELKQPGAVARAAAAKQARAKPKATAPSVAKPAPLAPKSVAPKSDAPKAEPPKPDVPRPDAPKIDTTAPPSGD is encoded by the coding sequence ATGCGCGTAGTTCTGTCCGCTGCCCTGTTGCTTGCTCTGGCGCCGCTGCCGTCGATGGCGCAGAGCGCCGGCGAACAGGCGCCCACGGCCCCGGCGGCCAGTGCCGACGATCCGGACGCCACCGAATCGGCCACCTCGCGCGTGCCGCTGGACGAGATCCGCCGCTACGTGGCGGTGTACAACGCGGTCAAGGAAGCCTACGTCGATCCGGTCGACGACAAGAAACTGATGCAGTCGGCGATCCGCGGCCTGCTGCTCGACCTGGATCCGCACAGCACCTATTTCAGCAAGGAAGACGCCGAGGCCTTCGACGAACAGGCCACCGGCGCCTACGACGGCATCGGCGTGGAGCTGCTGCAGCTGCCGGACAACACGCTCAAGGTGGTCTCGCCGATCGACGACACCCCGGCCGCGCGCGCCGGTGTGCGCGCGGGCGACATCATCGTCGCCATCGACGGCAAGCCGATCAGCGCGGTCAAGGCGATGGAGCCGTTGCGCGGCGCGTCGGGCAGCAAGGTGGTGCTGACCATCGTGCGCGAGAAAGTGGACAAGCCGTTCGACGTGACCCTGACCCGGCAGACCATCCGCGTGGCCAGCGTGCGCAGCCGCATGCTCGAGCCGGGCTACGGCTACATCCGCATCAGCACCTTCCAGGCCGATACCGGCGCGGATTTCCACAAGCAGCTGCAGCAGCTGCAGGCCCAGTCCGGCGGCAAGCTGCGCGGCCTGGTGCTGGACCTGCGCAGCAATCCCGGCGGCCTGTTGACCGCGGCGGTGCAGGTGGCCGACGACCTGCTCGACAAGGGCACCATCGTGACCACGCGCGGGCGCATCTCGGTCAGCGATTCCAAGTTCGACGCCACCCCCGGCGATCTGCTCAACGGCGCGCCGATGGTGGCGCTGGTCGATGCCGGGTCGGCCAGCGCCTCGGAGGTGCTGGCCGGCGCACTGCGCGACAACAAGCGCGCGCGCATCGTCGGCAGCCGCACCTTCGGCAAGGGCTCGGTGCAGACCGTGCTGCCGCTGGACAACGGCGACTCGGTCAAGCTGACCACGGCGCGCTACTTCACGCCCAGCGGCAAGTCGATCCAGGCCAGCGGCATCGTGCCGGACGTGGTGCTGCGCCCCGATGAGAGCAAGGAGGACGCGGACACGCCGGCGGTGCTGGCCGACTACAGCGAAGCCACGCTGCCCGGCCACCTGCATGGCGACGACGAAGGCGCCGAGGGCTATAGCGCCGGCGACGTGCTGCCCGGCGATGCGCCGATCGCGCAGGCGCTGGCCGAACTGAAGCAGCCCGGCGCGGTGGCCAGGGCCGCGGCCGCCAAACAGGCCAGGGCCAAGCCGAAAGCCACCGCGCCGAGCGTCGCCAAGCCGGCGCCGCTCGCGCCCAAGAGCGTGGCGCCGAAGAGCGACGCACCGAAGGCCGAGCCGCCCAAGCCCGACGTGCCCAGGCCCGACGCACCCAAGATCGATACGACGGCGCCGCCTTCGGGCGACTGA
- the ctaD gene encoding cytochrome c oxidase subunit I, which produces MAHSAVDHHDEHGHQQSFVERWFFSTNHKDIGTLYLLFSFIMFIIGAGMSVVIRAELAQPGLQFVKPEFFNQMTTVHALVMIFGGVMPAFVGLANWMIPLQIGAPDMALPRMNNWSFWLLPVAFTLLLLTLFLPGGAPAGGWTLYPPLSLQGGYNVAFSVFAIHVAGISSIMGAINIIATVLNMRAPGIDLLKMPIFCWAWLITAFLLIAVMPVLAGAVTMLLTDKFFGTSFFNAAGGGDPVMFQHIFWFFGHPEVYIMILPAFGVVSEIIPTFSRKPLFGYQAMVYAIAAIAFLSFIVWAHHMFTVGMPLGGEIYFMFATMLISIPTGVKVFNWVSTMWQGSLTFEAPMLWAVSFVILFTIGGFSGLMLAIVPADFQYHDTYFVVAHFHYVLVTGAVFGLIAAVYYWWPKWSGRMYSEVWAKFHFWWTMLFVNLLFFPQHFLGLAGMPRRIPDYNVVFADWNLVSSIGAFGMFVTPFLMAGILLASLRNGARAEARSWEGARGLEWTVPSPAPAHTFTLPPVLKPGDLAHDDISH; this is translated from the coding sequence ATGGCCCATTCCGCAGTCGATCACCACGACGAGCACGGGCATCAGCAGAGCTTCGTGGAACGGTGGTTCTTCTCCACCAACCACAAGGACATCGGTACGCTGTACCTGCTCTTCAGCTTCATCATGTTCATCATCGGCGCAGGGATGAGCGTGGTGATCCGCGCGGAACTGGCGCAACCGGGCCTGCAGTTCGTCAAGCCCGAGTTCTTCAACCAGATGACCACCGTGCATGCGCTGGTGATGATCTTCGGCGGAGTGATGCCGGCCTTCGTCGGCCTGGCCAACTGGATGATCCCGCTGCAGATCGGCGCGCCGGACATGGCCCTGCCGCGCATGAACAACTGGTCGTTCTGGCTGCTGCCGGTGGCCTTCACCCTTCTGCTGCTGACCCTGTTCCTGCCCGGCGGCGCGCCGGCCGGCGGCTGGACCCTGTATCCGCCGCTGTCGCTGCAGGGCGGCTACAACGTGGCCTTCAGCGTGTTCGCGATCCACGTCGCCGGCATCAGTTCGATCATGGGCGCGATCAACATCATCGCCACCGTGCTGAACATGCGCGCGCCCGGCATCGACCTGCTGAAGATGCCGATCTTCTGCTGGGCCTGGCTGATCACTGCGTTCCTGCTGATCGCGGTGATGCCGGTGCTGGCCGGCGCGGTGACCATGCTGCTGACCGACAAGTTCTTCGGCACCAGCTTCTTCAACGCCGCCGGCGGCGGCGACCCGGTGATGTTCCAGCACATCTTCTGGTTCTTCGGCCATCCCGAGGTCTACATCATGATCCTGCCGGCGTTCGGCGTGGTCAGCGAGATCATCCCGACCTTCAGCCGCAAGCCGCTGTTCGGCTACCAGGCGATGGTGTACGCGATCGCGGCGATCGCGTTCCTGAGCTTCATCGTCTGGGCCCACCACATGTTCACCGTGGGCATGCCGCTGGGCGGCGAGATCTACTTCATGTTCGCCACCATGCTGATCTCCATCCCCACCGGGGTGAAGGTGTTCAACTGGGTCAGCACCATGTGGCAGGGCTCGCTGACCTTCGAGGCGCCGATGCTGTGGGCGGTGTCGTTCGTCATCCTGTTCACCATCGGCGGCTTCTCCGGGCTGATGCTGGCGATCGTGCCGGCCGACTTCCAGTATCACGACACCTATTTCGTGGTCGCGCACTTCCATTACGTGCTGGTCACCGGCGCGGTGTTCGGGCTGATCGCCGCGGTCTACTACTGGTGGCCGAAGTGGAGCGGGCGCATGTACAGCGAGGTCTGGGCCAAGTTCCATTTCTGGTGGACGATGCTGTTCGTCAACCTGTTGTTCTTCCCGCAGCACTTCCTCGGCCTGGCCGGCATGCCGCGGCGCATCCCCGACTACAACGTGGTGTTCGCCGACTGGAACCTGGTCAGCTCGATCGGCGCGTTCGGCATGTTCGTCACCCCGTTCCTGATGGCCGGCATTTTGCTGGCGTCGCTGCGCAACGGCGCGCGCGCCGAGGCGCGTTCGTGGGAAGGCGCGCGCGGCCTGGAATGGACCGTGCCGTCGCCGGCGCCGGCGCATACCTTCACCCTGCCGCCGGTGCTCAAGCCCGGCGACCTGGCCCACGACGACATCAGCCACTGA
- a CDS encoding DUF1820 family protein, whose protein sequence is MAKPLYKVTFLNHGKVYELYAQHVGSSHLWGFSEIGALLFDLHDGLVVDPTEERLREEFGDTKMLHLPMQSIVRIEEVEKKGQSAIRDAATGEKVITPFPMPGKPR, encoded by the coding sequence ATGGCCAAGCCCTTGTACAAAGTGACATTCCTCAACCACGGCAAGGTGTACGAGCTGTACGCGCAACACGTGGGCAGCAGTCACCTGTGGGGCTTCAGCGAAATCGGCGCACTGCTGTTCGACCTGCACGACGGCCTGGTCGTCGATCCCACCGAAGAACGCCTGCGCGAGGAATTCGGCGACACCAAGATGCTGCATCTGCCGATGCAGAGCATCGTGCGCATCGAGGAAGTGGAGAAGAAAGGCCAGTCCGCGATCCGCGACGCGGCCACCGGCGAAAAGGTGATCACCCCGTTCCCGATGCCGGGCAAACCGCGCTGA
- a CDS encoding cytochrome c oxidase assembly protein, which translates to MNVPAPRVHSSAGLFKLVGVALAVFVLTFSLVPLYRIACEKVFGVRLERGPGEGPQAGKPLLGKRTVKVEFDGGVNSKLPWSFHPEQLTMDVVPGELNEALYYARNDSARAIVGSAVPSVAPARASGYFTKTECFCFTAQTLQAGEKRDMPVRFIVDPNLPGDITTITLSYTFFKNDALSAELGSPKLAGSVRAAP; encoded by the coding sequence ATGAACGTGCCGGCGCCGCGCGTGCACAGCAGCGCCGGGCTGTTCAAGCTGGTCGGCGTGGCGCTGGCGGTGTTCGTGCTGACCTTCTCGCTGGTGCCGCTGTACCGCATCGCCTGCGAAAAGGTGTTCGGCGTGCGCCTGGAGCGCGGCCCGGGCGAAGGCCCGCAGGCGGGCAAGCCGTTGCTCGGCAAGCGCACGGTCAAGGTGGAATTCGACGGCGGAGTGAACTCCAAACTGCCGTGGTCGTTCCATCCGGAACAGCTGACCATGGACGTAGTGCCCGGCGAACTCAATGAAGCGCTGTACTACGCGCGCAACGACAGCGCGCGTGCCATCGTCGGCAGCGCGGTGCCGTCGGTGGCGCCGGCGCGCGCCTCCGGCTACTTCACCAAGACCGAGTGCTTCTGCTTCACTGCGCAGACCCTGCAGGCCGGCGAGAAGCGCGACATGCCGGTGCGCTTCATCGTCGATCCGAACCTGCCCGGCGACATCACCACCATCACCCTGTCGTATACCTTCTTCAAGAACGATGCGCTGAGCGCGGAACTGGGATCGCCGAAACTGGCCGGTTCCGTGCGCGCGGCCCCCTGA
- a CDS encoding rhomboid family intramembrane serine protease, with the protein MFVSIPSRDRTTLRWATPLLFAAMWLAFLWSISRPDQARATLWLDWGALSAGVASPRDWLATVQDGSVLRLFTALFLHADWSHLLGNLVFLLIFGLPAERVLGPWRFLLLFLGGGALSNLAAVFAIGTPDRVIIGASGAVSALIGTYLALFPRAKLGVVLPLGLFLEFVRAPASLLIGTWAALQVVFAYIGPAFGMVAWSAHLTGFTLGMAYGLYVRAAIARRLRKRKGF; encoded by the coding sequence ATGTTCGTCTCCATCCCCTCCCGCGACCGGACCACGCTGCGCTGGGCCACGCCGTTGCTGTTCGCGGCCATGTGGCTGGCGTTCCTGTGGTCGATCAGCCGTCCCGACCAAGCGCGCGCCACGCTGTGGCTGGATTGGGGCGCGCTCTCGGCCGGCGTCGCCAGCCCGCGCGACTGGCTGGCGACGGTGCAGGACGGCAGCGTGCTGCGCCTGTTCACCGCGCTGTTCCTGCATGCGGACTGGTCGCACCTGCTCGGCAACCTGGTGTTCCTGCTGATCTTCGGCCTGCCCGCCGAGCGCGTGCTCGGGCCGTGGCGCTTCCTGCTGTTGTTCCTCGGTGGCGGCGCCCTCTCCAACCTGGCGGCGGTGTTCGCGATCGGCACCCCGGATCGGGTCATCATCGGCGCCAGCGGCGCGGTCTCGGCGCTGATCGGCACTTATCTGGCGCTGTTCCCGCGCGCCAAGCTCGGCGTGGTGCTGCCGCTGGGACTGTTCCTGGAATTCGTGCGCGCGCCGGCCTCGCTGCTGATCGGCACCTGGGCGGCGCTGCAGGTGGTGTTCGCCTATATCGGCCCGGCCTTCGGCATGGTCGCCTGGTCCGCGCACCTGACCGGCTTCACCCTCGGCATGGCCTACGGGCTGTACGTGCGCGCGGCGATCGCGCGGCGCCTGCGCAAGCGCAAGGGCTTCTGA
- the putA gene encoding bifunctional proline dehydrogenase/L-glutamate gamma-semialdehyde dehydrogenase PutA: protein MPSASPAPLLAPELPPAGQALRAAITAAWLKDEAEHVRELLEQARLPAADQARVQALAADLVTRVRARAQNQGAIEAFMRQYDLGSEEGVLLMCVAEALLRIPDQETADKLIRDKLGDGDWNKHMGESDSVLVNASTWGLMLTGKLVQINDLTRADVAGAFKRLIGRVGEPVIRLAVRQAMKIMGHQFVMGRSIGEALSRSKKGDNAHYRYSFDMLGEGALTMKDAHRYLDAYRQAIHAIGRSGPNGSYQGGDVFAAPSISIKLSALYPRYEHAKRARVMAELVPGVLELAQLARSYGIGYTVDAEEADRLELSLDIIEATFSDPSLQGWEGYGLAVQAYQKRTPYTIDFLAELARRVGRRIPVRLVKGAYWDAEIKRAQVEGHPGYPVFTRKQNTDVSYLACARRMFAHSDALYPMFATHNAQTIAAVRAIAGSKDYEHQKLHGMGDDLYAEVIPAERLGVPCRVYAPVGSHEDLLPYLVRRLLENGANSSFVNRITDEDVAIEELIRDPVEAVSAFASIPHPKIPLPADLLRSQNHNRKNSMGANLANDNDLRALADQLNAAIKPWQAAPLVPGAVIASEALPVLNPADRRQTVGRWQPADAATVEKALANAVAAQPGWNRTPAASRATILEHAADLLEARMPEFIALCVKEAGKTLPDGVAEVREAVDFLRYYAGQARAQFGAPERLPGPTGESNELQLHGRGVFVCISPWNFPLAIFLGQVAAALAAGNSVIAKPAEQTNLVGHAAVKLLHEAGVPEAAVQFLPGDGATVGAALTRDPRVAGVAFTGSTETARAINRALAARDAAIGVLIAETGGQNAFIADSSSLPEAVVKDAIASAFISAGQRCSAARVLFVQDDIADKVMTMLAGAMAELKIGDPGLLSTDVGPVIDADALQILSDHAARMDREARLIAVAATDDGTAHGSFFAPRAYELQSLAQLQREIFGPVLHVIRWKADQLDAVIEQINATGYGLTLGVHSRIDETIERIAARVRVGNVYVNRNQIGAVVGVQPFGGQGLSGTGPKAGGPHYLLRFATEKVVTVNTTAAGGNASLLTLGD, encoded by the coding sequence ATGCCGTCCGCGTCTCCCGCGCCGTTGCTTGCCCCCGAACTGCCCCCCGCCGGCCAGGCCCTGCGCGCCGCGATCACCGCCGCGTGGCTGAAGGACGAGGCCGAGCACGTGCGCGAACTGCTCGAGCAGGCGCGCCTGCCCGCCGCCGACCAGGCCAGGGTGCAGGCGCTGGCCGCCGACCTGGTCACTCGCGTGCGCGCCCGCGCCCAGAACCAGGGCGCGATCGAGGCCTTCATGCGCCAGTACGACCTGGGCAGCGAGGAAGGCGTGCTGCTGATGTGCGTGGCCGAGGCGCTGCTGCGCATCCCCGACCAGGAGACCGCCGACAAGCTGATCCGCGACAAGCTCGGCGATGGGGACTGGAACAAGCACATGGGCGAGAGCGACTCGGTGCTGGTCAACGCCTCCACCTGGGGCCTGATGCTCACCGGCAAGCTGGTGCAGATCAACGACCTGACCCGCGCCGACGTGGCCGGCGCGTTCAAGCGCCTGATCGGCCGCGTCGGCGAGCCGGTGATCCGCCTGGCGGTGCGCCAGGCGATGAAGATCATGGGCCACCAGTTCGTGATGGGCCGCAGCATCGGCGAGGCGCTGTCGCGCTCGAAGAAGGGCGACAACGCGCACTACCGCTACTCGTTCGACATGCTCGGCGAAGGCGCGCTGACCATGAAGGACGCGCACCGCTACCTCGACGCCTACCGCCAGGCGATCCACGCGATCGGGCGCAGCGGCCCCAACGGCTCGTACCAGGGCGGCGACGTGTTCGCCGCGCCCAGCATCTCGATCAAGCTGTCCGCGCTGTACCCGCGCTACGAGCACGCCAAGCGCGCGCGGGTGATGGCCGAGCTGGTGCCGGGCGTGCTGGAGCTGGCGCAGCTGGCCAGGTCCTACGGCATCGGCTACACCGTGGACGCCGAGGAAGCCGACCGTCTGGAGCTGTCGCTGGACATCATCGAGGCCACCTTCTCCGATCCGTCGCTGCAGGGCTGGGAAGGCTATGGCCTGGCGGTGCAGGCGTACCAGAAGCGCACCCCGTACACGATCGACTTCCTCGCCGAGCTGGCGCGCCGCGTCGGCCGCCGCATCCCGGTGCGCCTGGTCAAGGGCGCGTACTGGGACGCGGAGATCAAGCGCGCGCAGGTCGAGGGCCATCCGGGCTACCCGGTGTTCACCCGCAAGCAGAACACCGACGTGTCCTACCTGGCCTGCGCCAGGCGCATGTTCGCGCACAGCGACGCGCTGTACCCGATGTTCGCCACCCACAACGCGCAGACCATCGCCGCGGTGCGCGCCATCGCCGGCAGCAAGGATTACGAACACCAGAAACTGCACGGCATGGGCGACGACCTGTACGCCGAGGTGATCCCCGCCGAGCGCCTGGGCGTGCCGTGCCGCGTGTACGCGCCGGTCGGCTCGCACGAGGACCTGCTGCCGTACTTGGTGCGGCGCCTGCTCGAGAATGGCGCCAACTCCAGCTTCGTCAACCGCATCACCGACGAGGACGTGGCCATCGAGGAGCTGATCCGCGACCCGGTCGAAGCGGTGTCCGCGTTCGCCTCCATCCCGCATCCGAAGATTCCGCTGCCGGCCGACCTGCTGCGCAGCCAGAACCACAACAGGAAGAATTCCATGGGCGCCAACCTCGCCAACGACAACGACCTGCGCGCGCTGGCCGACCAGCTCAACGCCGCGATCAAGCCCTGGCAGGCCGCGCCGCTGGTGCCGGGCGCGGTGATCGCCAGCGAAGCGCTGCCGGTGCTCAATCCAGCCGACCGCCGCCAGACCGTTGGCCGCTGGCAGCCGGCCGACGCCGCCACCGTGGAGAAGGCGCTGGCCAATGCGGTGGCCGCGCAGCCGGGCTGGAACCGCACCCCGGCCGCCAGCCGCGCCACCATCCTCGAGCACGCCGCCGACCTGCTGGAAGCGCGCATGCCCGAGTTCATCGCGCTGTGCGTCAAGGAAGCCGGCAAGACCCTGCCCGACGGCGTCGCCGAAGTGCGCGAGGCGGTGGATTTCCTGCGCTATTACGCCGGGCAGGCGCGCGCCCAGTTCGGCGCGCCCGAGCGCCTGCCCGGGCCGACCGGCGAATCCAACGAACTGCAGCTGCACGGCCGCGGCGTGTTCGTGTGCATCAGCCCGTGGAACTTCCCGCTGGCGATCTTCCTCGGCCAGGTCGCCGCGGCGCTGGCCGCCGGCAACAGCGTCATCGCCAAGCCGGCCGAGCAGACCAACCTGGTCGGCCATGCCGCGGTGAAGCTGCTGCACGAGGCCGGCGTGCCGGAAGCGGCGGTGCAGTTCCTGCCCGGCGACGGCGCCACCGTCGGCGCCGCGCTGACTCGCGACCCGCGCGTGGCCGGCGTCGCCTTCACCGGCTCGACCGAGACCGCGCGCGCGATCAACCGCGCGCTGGCCGCGCGCGACGCCGCGATCGGCGTGCTGATCGCCGAGACCGGCGGCCAGAACGCATTCATCGCCGACTCCTCGTCGCTGCCCGAGGCGGTGGTCAAGGACGCGATCGCCAGCGCCTTCATCTCCGCCGGCCAGCGCTGCTCGGCCGCGCGCGTGCTGTTCGTGCAGGACGACATCGCCGACAAGGTGATGACCATGCTCGCCGGCGCGATGGCCGAACTGAAGATCGGCGATCCCGGCCTGCTGTCCACCGACGTCGGCCCGGTGATCGACGCCGACGCATTGCAGATCCTCAGCGACCACGCCGCGCGCATGGACCGCGAAGCGCGCCTGATCGCGGTGGCGGCGACCGACGACGGCACCGCGCACGGCAGCTTCTTCGCCCCGCGCGCCTACGAACTGCAGTCGCTGGCGCAGCTGCAGCGCGAGATCTTCGGGCCGGTGCTGCACGTGATCCGCTGGAAGGCCGATCAGCTCGACGCGGTGATCGAGCAGATCAACGCCACCGGCTACGGCCTGACCCTGGGCGTGCACTCGCGCATCGACGAGACCATCGAGCGCATCGCCGCGCGCGTGCGGGTCGGCAACGTCTACGTCAACCGCAACCAGATCGGCGCGGTGGTCGGGGTGCAGCCGTTCGGCGGCCAGGGCCTGTCCGGCACCGGCCCCAAGGCCGGCGGCCCGCACTACCTGCTGCGCTTCGCCACCGAGAAGGTGGTCACGGTCAACACCACCGCGGCCGGCGGCAATGCCTCGCTGCTGACCCTGGGCGACTGA
- a CDS encoding outer membrane protein transport protein has translation MQNATQFVRFTALAVGIVGALTIGQAHGAAFQLKENSAKGLGRAFAGSGSAAGDAAIIVNNPAGMRQLDGKLFQADVSAIQFSAKYKGDGSYATGSAISGGDGGDAGTIAPVPAVYFHLPFGENNNMHFGTSLTVPYGFKTEYDRDWVGRYNGVKTELQAIDLNLAFSYDVNPYVSFGASVFAERLDIDLSNAIDLGSVLAARRVPGFAPGSADGFSRIKGNSTDVGYTLGGLFSIDENTHIGFSYRSKVEHKITDGDADFTTPANAATVLAVAASGTFVDTKGRATVTLPASATASFTHNINEQWTVMADVTRTAWSKFDQVTVDFANNQPDSVLNFAYNDTTFVSIGADYRMSDTLTLRGGLAYDETPTSNEHRDVRVPDASRKWVSLGLSWRPSEQAEYSFGYTHLFTSDPSINSTTATGNTLIGSYDVSGNVLAASVNYTF, from the coding sequence ATGCAAAACGCAACCCAGTTCGTCCGTTTCACCGCCCTGGCCGTCGGTATTGTCGGCGCCCTGACCATCGGTCAGGCGCATGGCGCCGCGTTTCAGCTGAAGGAAAACAGCGCCAAGGGCCTGGGCCGTGCCTTCGCCGGCTCCGGCAGCGCCGCCGGCGACGCCGCGATCATCGTCAACAACCCGGCCGGCATGCGTCAGCTCGACGGCAAGCTGTTCCAGGCCGACGTCAGCGCGATCCAGTTCTCGGCCAAGTACAAGGGCGATGGCAGCTACGCCACCGGCTCGGCGATCTCCGGCGGCGACGGCGGCGATGCCGGCACGATCGCGCCGGTCCCGGCGGTCTACTTCCACCTGCCGTTCGGCGAGAACAACAACATGCACTTCGGCACCTCGCTGACCGTGCCGTACGGCTTCAAGACCGAATACGACCGCGACTGGGTCGGCCGCTACAATGGCGTCAAGACCGAACTGCAGGCGATCGACCTCAACCTGGCCTTCTCCTACGACGTGAATCCGTACGTGTCGTTCGGCGCATCGGTGTTCGCCGAGCGCCTGGACATCGACCTGTCCAACGCGATCGATCTCGGCAGTGTCCTGGCCGCGCGCCGGGTGCCGGGCTTCGCGCCGGGCAGTGCCGACGGCTTCTCGCGCATCAAGGGCAACAGCACCGATGTCGGCTACACCCTCGGCGGCCTGTTCAGCATCGACGAGAACACCCACATCGGCTTCAGCTACCGGTCGAAGGTCGAGCACAAGATCACCGACGGCGATGCCGACTTCACCACCCCGGCCAACGCCGCCACCGTGCTGGCCGTGGCCGCGTCGGGCACCTTCGTCGACACCAAGGGCCGCGCCACGGTGACCCTGCCGGCCAGCGCGACCGCCAGCTTCACCCACAACATCAACGAGCAGTGGACGGTGATGGCCGACGTCACCCGCACCGCCTGGAGCAAGTTCGACCAGGTGACGGTGGACTTCGCGAACAACCAGCCCGACAGCGTGCTCAACTTCGCCTACAACGACACCACCTTCGTCTCGATCGGTGCCGACTACCGCATGAGCGACACGCTGACCCTGCGTGGCGGCCTGGCCTACGACGAAACCCCGACCAGCAACGAACACCGCGACGTGCGCGTGCCCGACGCGAGCCGCAAGTGGGTCTCGCTGGGTCTGAGCTGGCGTCCGTCCGAGCAGGCCGAGTACAGCTTCGGCTATACCCACCTGTTCACCAGCGATCCGAGCATCAACTCGACCACCGCCACCGGCAACACCCTGATCGGCAGCTACGACGTGAGCGGCAACGTGCTGGCGGCTTCGGTCAACTACACGTTCTGA